A DNA window from Ostrea edulis chromosome 5, xbOstEdul1.1, whole genome shotgun sequence contains the following coding sequences:
- the LOC130054715 gene encoding phospholipid scramblase 1-like isoform X1: protein MSGPVQTQQPAQGNIGEQWMNMSGVPPGLDYLASLDQMIVKQRVELMELLTGCEMRNKYDVLNSVGQQCYFAEEESECCNRICCGPMREYVMHITDNTQQEVMRISHDFVCCVGCCWCATDSSCGYEVKIEAPVGNIIGYAKQQSSKWKPHIRVFDANRQPMYAIRGPCCWGCQNICCTDDIDFPITDLTEQNVLGRMFKRWAGCGREMFTDADTFGVTFPMDMAVTSKALLFGGLFLVDFLYYEQQKNNNN from the exons ATGTCGGGACCGGTTCAGACACAACAGCCTGCACAA ggAAACATAGGGGAACAATGGATGAACATGTCAGGCGTTCCTCCGGGGCTGGACTACTTGGCCAGCTTGGACCAGATGATTGTTAAACAGAGAGTGGAACTGATGGAGT TGCTTACTGGCTGTGAAATGCGCAACAAGTATGATGTACTAAACAGTGTTGGACAACAGTGCTACTTCGCAGAGGAAG AATCTGAGTGTTGTAACCGAATTTGCTGTGGACCAATGCGAGAATATGTTATGCACATCACAGACAACACACAACAG GAAGTGATGAGGATCAGCCATGACTTTGTCTGTTGCGTAGGATGTTGCTGGTGTGCCACCGACTCTTCCTGTGGATATGAAGTCAAAATCGAGGCTCCGGTCGGAAACATAATTGGCTACGCCAAACAACA ATCCTCAAAATGGAAACCCCACATTCGCGTTTTTGACGCTAACCGTCAGCCGATGTACGCCATACGGGGACCTTGTTGCTGGGGGTGTCAGAATATTTGCTGCACAGACGATATTGACTTCCCT ATAACTGATCTAACGGAGCAAAATGTCTTAGGACGGATGTTCAAGCGCTGGGCCGGATGTGGACGAGAAATGTTCACCGATGCCGACACATTTGGAGTCACAT tCCCAATGGATATGGCAGTGACAAGCAAAGCCCTTTTGTTTGGGGGGCTTTTCCTTGTG GATTTCCTTTACTATGAGCAACAAAAGAATAATAACAATTAA
- the LOC130054715 gene encoding phospholipid scramblase 1-like isoform X2, producing MSGPVQTQQPAQGEQWMNMSGVPPGLDYLASLDQMIVKQRVELMELLTGCEMRNKYDVLNSVGQQCYFAEEESECCNRICCGPMREYVMHITDNTQQEVMRISHDFVCCVGCCWCATDSSCGYEVKIEAPVGNIIGYAKQQSSKWKPHIRVFDANRQPMYAIRGPCCWGCQNICCTDDIDFPITDLTEQNVLGRMFKRWAGCGREMFTDADTFGVTFPMDMAVTSKALLFGGLFLVDFLYYEQQKNNNN from the exons ATGTCGGGACCGGTTCAGACACAACAGCCTGCACAAG GGGAACAATGGATGAACATGTCAGGCGTTCCTCCGGGGCTGGACTACTTGGCCAGCTTGGACCAGATGATTGTTAAACAGAGAGTGGAACTGATGGAGT TGCTTACTGGCTGTGAAATGCGCAACAAGTATGATGTACTAAACAGTGTTGGACAACAGTGCTACTTCGCAGAGGAAG AATCTGAGTGTTGTAACCGAATTTGCTGTGGACCAATGCGAGAATATGTTATGCACATCACAGACAACACACAACAG GAAGTGATGAGGATCAGCCATGACTTTGTCTGTTGCGTAGGATGTTGCTGGTGTGCCACCGACTCTTCCTGTGGATATGAAGTCAAAATCGAGGCTCCGGTCGGAAACATAATTGGCTACGCCAAACAACA ATCCTCAAAATGGAAACCCCACATTCGCGTTTTTGACGCTAACCGTCAGCCGATGTACGCCATACGGGGACCTTGTTGCTGGGGGTGTCAGAATATTTGCTGCACAGACGATATTGACTTCCCT ATAACTGATCTAACGGAGCAAAATGTCTTAGGACGGATGTTCAAGCGCTGGGCCGGATGTGGACGAGAAATGTTCACCGATGCCGACACATTTGGAGTCACAT tCCCAATGGATATGGCAGTGACAAGCAAAGCCCTTTTGTTTGGGGGGCTTTTCCTTGTG GATTTCCTTTACTATGAGCAACAAAAGAATAATAACAATTAA